A DNA window from Porphyromonas gingivalis ATCC 33277 contains the following coding sequences:
- a CDS encoding DUF3256 family protein — translation MKKEFIGRTAKSLSLALAIFSGCIFGSVLPAWSQEIVAGELERCFLAMPESVLPIVTMEERNDLCRRAGHLSGFTHTASLESSLGGTVTFLLNRNFIRIQTSTVGEVFMRILPFSDSSSVICVVTTVLHPVADSRIDFYTTEWKPLKADRFWQQPRIEDFFLPHTDRQSYAYQAIYASLTPSYMQVSLSEESDTLSIRQTVTETLAEEEKPLAAIFLSPEPLVYRWQSGRFVRQVR, via the coding sequence ATGAAGAAGGAATTTATCGGTCGGACAGCCAAGTCGCTGAGTCTGGCCCTCGCCATTTTTTCAGGATGTATATTCGGCAGTGTGTTGCCTGCATGGTCGCAGGAGATTGTGGCGGGCGAACTGGAGCGTTGCTTCTTGGCCATGCCCGAATCCGTCCTGCCGATCGTAACCATGGAGGAGCGGAACGATTTGTGCCGGAGGGCAGGCCATCTCTCCGGCTTTACCCATACGGCATCTCTGGAGTCTTCTCTGGGAGGTACCGTTACGTTTCTCCTCAATCGGAACTTTATCAGGATTCAGACCAGTACCGTCGGAGAGGTGTTTATGCGCATCCTGCCCTTTTCGGATAGCAGCTCCGTCATCTGCGTGGTCACTACCGTCTTGCACCCCGTGGCGGATAGCCGGATCGATTTCTACACCACCGAATGGAAGCCGCTCAAGGCCGACCGCTTTTGGCAGCAACCTCGGATAGAGGATTTTTTCCTTCCCCATACGGACAGGCAGTCGTATGCCTATCAGGCCATATATGCAAGTCTGACACCGTCCTATATGCAGGTGTCGCTCTCGGAAGAGTCGGATACACTCTCCATCCGCCAGACCGTGACAGAGACCTTGGCGGAGGAGGAGAAACCGCTTGCGGCAATTTTTCTTTCACCCGAACCGTTGGTCTATCGTTGGCAGTCCGGACGATTCGTTCGGCAGGTTCGATAA
- the gyrA gene encoding DNA gyrase subunit A translates to MTDREDRIINISIEEEMKTAYIDYSMSVIVSRALPDVRDGFKPVHRRVLYAMNETGNVYTNPTRKCANAVGEVLGHYHPHGDSSVYMALVRMAQPWSLRYPLVDGQGNFGSVDGDSPAAMRYTESRLSRIAGEMLQDIDKETVDFQNNFDDTRQEPTVLPTRIPNLLINGASGIAVGMATNMPPHNLSEAIDGCVAYIEADGDIDVEGLMQYVKAPDFPTGGFIYGYSGVKEAFETGRGRVVIRSRAEIEQHNNHERIIITEIPYLVNKAELVSNIAQLINEKRLDGISNISDESNRKGMRIVVEIKRDANASVVLNKLYKMTALQSSFSVNNIALVKGRPRLLNLKDLIGEFVDHRQEVVTRRCRFELRKARERAHILEGLLIAVDNIDEVISIIRSSKDAAEAMSRLIERFDLSDIQARSIVDMRLRALTGLERDKLRAEFEEIMASINHLEALLADRALLMELVKSELLEIKEKYGDTRKSEIIYASEEFNPEDFYADDDMIITLSHMGYIKRTPLSEFRTQARGGVGAKGSDTREEDFVEYIYSASMHATIMLFTAKGRCYWLKVYEIPEGAKNAKGRAIQNLLNIDPDDKVNAFIRIKNLTTDKEFVNSHYLLFCTKRGIIKKTLLEAFSRPRANGVIAIDLRDNDGLVSVRLTNGKCDMVIANRGGRAIRFHESVVRPSGRTAMGVKGMTLDDDGEDEVVGMISIKHPEEETILVVSEKGYGKRSNIDDYRITNRGGKGVKTLNITEKTGKLVDIRAVTDANDLMIINKSGVAIRVKVADLSIIGRATQGVKLIDLSKRGDEIASVCSVVSEEEENKAEKHADHTHEVLPQDDSSSSVENGDVSDMTDAIEPE, encoded by the coding sequence ATGACTGATCGAGAAGACAGAATTATTAACATCAGCATCGAGGAGGAAATGAAGACCGCCTACATCGACTATTCGATGTCGGTGATCGTCTCCAGAGCTTTGCCTGATGTCCGCGACGGATTCAAGCCGGTTCATCGCCGTGTGCTGTATGCCATGAACGAAACCGGCAATGTGTACACCAATCCCACTCGCAAATGCGCCAATGCTGTCGGCGAAGTGCTGGGACACTATCACCCGCATGGCGACTCTTCCGTTTATATGGCCTTGGTGCGTATGGCACAGCCGTGGAGCCTGCGCTATCCGTTGGTGGACGGTCAGGGCAACTTCGGTTCGGTGGATGGCGATTCGCCTGCTGCCATGCGTTATACCGAGTCGCGCCTCAGCCGGATTGCCGGTGAGATGCTTCAGGACATAGATAAGGAAACGGTAGACTTCCAAAACAATTTCGATGATACACGTCAGGAGCCCACGGTTCTGCCGACACGCATTCCGAACCTCCTCATAAACGGGGCTTCCGGTATTGCTGTCGGTATGGCTACCAATATGCCTCCCCACAATTTGTCCGAAGCTATTGACGGATGTGTGGCGTACATCGAAGCAGATGGCGACATAGACGTGGAGGGTTTGATGCAGTATGTCAAGGCTCCGGATTTCCCCACAGGAGGATTCATATACGGCTATTCCGGAGTGAAGGAAGCCTTCGAGACGGGACGAGGCCGTGTCGTTATCAGAAGTCGTGCCGAGATCGAGCAGCACAATAACCACGAGCGGATCATCATCACGGAGATTCCCTATCTGGTCAATAAGGCTGAGCTTGTCTCCAACATTGCACAGCTGATCAACGAGAAGCGTCTGGATGGTATTTCCAATATATCGGACGAATCGAACCGTAAGGGCATGCGGATCGTCGTAGAGATCAAGCGCGATGCCAATGCTTCGGTCGTGCTCAACAAGCTCTACAAGATGACAGCCTTGCAAAGCTCTTTCAGCGTAAACAATATCGCCTTGGTCAAGGGACGTCCCCGCCTGCTCAATCTGAAAGATCTCATTGGGGAATTTGTGGATCATCGTCAGGAGGTAGTGACACGCCGTTGTCGTTTCGAATTGCGTAAGGCACGGGAGCGTGCTCATATCCTCGAAGGCTTGCTTATAGCCGTAGACAACATTGACGAAGTAATCTCTATCATCCGTTCCTCCAAAGATGCCGCAGAGGCTATGAGCCGCTTGATAGAGCGTTTCGATCTCTCGGATATCCAGGCACGTTCCATTGTAGATATGCGTCTGCGTGCCCTGACGGGATTGGAGCGCGACAAGCTGCGTGCAGAGTTCGAAGAGATCATGGCCTCCATCAATCATTTGGAAGCTCTTTTGGCCGATAGAGCATTACTGATGGAACTGGTCAAAAGCGAACTGCTGGAGATAAAAGAGAAATATGGCGATACTCGTAAAAGCGAGATCATATATGCTTCGGAAGAATTCAACCCCGAAGACTTCTATGCCGACGATGATATGATCATCACCCTTTCGCACATGGGCTACATCAAGCGTACCCCTCTGAGCGAATTCAGAACGCAGGCTCGTGGCGGAGTCGGAGCCAAGGGTTCGGATACTCGCGAAGAAGATTTCGTGGAGTATATCTACTCGGCCTCCATGCACGCCACCATTATGCTGTTCACGGCCAAGGGGCGTTGCTATTGGCTGAAGGTGTATGAAATCCCCGAAGGTGCCAAGAATGCCAAAGGACGAGCTATTCAGAATCTCCTTAATATCGATCCCGACGATAAGGTCAATGCCTTTATCCGTATCAAGAACCTGACGACGGACAAGGAGTTTGTCAATAGTCACTATCTCCTCTTCTGTACCAAGAGAGGAATCATTAAGAAGACATTGCTCGAAGCTTTCTCCCGTCCGCGCGCCAATGGTGTGATCGCTATCGACCTGCGAGACAACGATGGCTTGGTAAGTGTCCGATTGACCAATGGTAAATGCGACATGGTTATTGCCAATCGCGGTGGACGTGCCATTCGTTTCCATGAATCCGTGGTTCGTCCTTCGGGTCGTACAGCCATGGGAGTAAAGGGAATGACGCTCGACGATGATGGTGAGGACGAAGTAGTAGGAATGATCTCTATCAAGCATCCGGAAGAAGAGACCATTCTGGTAGTAAGCGAAAAGGGATACGGCAAGCGTTCTAATATAGACGACTATCGTATTACCAATCGCGGTGGTAAAGGGGTGAAGACACTGAATATCACCGAAAAGACCGGAAAGCTGGTCGATATTCGAGCCGTTACCGATGCCAACGACCTTATGATCATCAATAAGAGCGGTGTCGCCATCCGGGTAAAAGTGGCTGATCTGAGCATTATCGGTCGAGCTACACAAGGTGTTAAGCTCATTGATTTGTCCAAGCGTGGTGACGAGATCGCTTCCGTTTGTAGTGTAGTCTCCGAGGAAGAAGAAAACAAGGCAGAAAAGCATGCCGATCATACTCACGAAGTTTTGCCACAAGACGACTCTTCCTCATCTGTAGAAAATGGTGATGTCAGTGATATGACTGATGCTATCGAACCAGAATAA